A region of the Conyzicola lurida genome:
TCTCGAAGAATCCGTAGTCGGTGGGGTAGACGAAACCGGTGAAGAGCACGCGGTCCAGGTAGACCCGGCCCGTCTTGTGGTCGACCTCGTATTTGTTGCGGCTTCCCTTGGGAATTTCGATGATCGCATCGTAGGCGGCCATGGTTTAGCGCTCCTTGGTTTGTTGATTGCTGCAATAACGTTACTGGATGCAACCATCGCGCCCGAGACTTACCCCGTCCATCGCCGATATCCGGCGCGCGGTGCGCTCGGCATTGCCGGTCCCTGAGCTCGTCGAAGGGCCCGGAAGCGCCGACCCTTCGACAGGCTCAGGGACCGAAGGGCTCGTCCTCGTCGCCCTCTCCGGCGGCCCCGACTCGCTCGCCCTCGCCGCGGCCACCGCGTTCGAGGCACCGCGGGCAGGGCTACGCGCGGGCGCCGTGATCGTCGACCACGGACTCCAAGACAGCTCCGCGGATGCCGCGGCCGCCGCCGCGCGAGCCGCGACATCCCTCGGTCTTGATCCCGTCCTCGTCCGCACCGTGACCGTCGGCACCGACGGCGGTCCCGAGGCCGCCGCGCGCACCGCTCGCTACGGGGCACTCGCCGCGGCCGCCGCCGAGGTCGGCGCGACCACGGTGCTGCTCGGCCACACCCTCGACGACCAGGCCGAGACGGTGCTGCTCGGCCTGGCGCGGGGCAGCGGCGCGACGAGCCTGCAGGGCATGGCGCCTGTGGCCGGTGTCTACGCCCGCCCTCTGCTGGGCATCCGCCGCGTGCAGACCGAGCAGTTCTGCGCCGACTCCGGGCTCGATCCGTGGGCCGACCCGCAGAACGACGACCCGGCGTACACCCGCGTGCGCGTGCGACGGAGTGTGCTGCCGATGCTCGAGTCGGAGCTCGGCCCGGGCATCGCCGAGGCGCTCGCGCGCACGGCCGACCAGTTGCGCGAAGACTCCGACGCGCTCGACCACTTCGCGGAGGAGATCGCCGAAGAGCTCGCCGACATCGCCGAGGCCGGCATCTCCCTGCCGGTGCGCGCGCTCGAGGCGAACCCGCCGGCGCTGCGCCAGCGGCTCATCCGGCTGGCGGTCGCGAGCGAGTTCCACATCGCGCTCAGCCGCGCCCACACGCTGGAGGTCGCGCGGCTGGTCACCGACTGGCACGGGCAGGGTCCGCTCGACCTGCCGGGCATTAGGGTTGAACGGCGCGATGGCCTGCTGATTTTCAGCGCGGCCGAGTCCGGAACATCCCCGGCCTAGAACTACGAACGGAACCACCATGGAATTCAGTGACGTCGAGAACGATATTGCGGAGGTCCTCTACACCGAGCAGGAGATCCACGCCAAGATCGCCGAGCTCTCCCGCCGCATCGAGGTGGATTACGCGGGCGAGAAGGTGCTGCTCGTCGGAGTGCTGCGCGGCGCGGTGATGGTCATGGCCGACCTGGCGCGCGAACTCACCATCCCGATCGAAATGGACTGGATGGCCGTCTCGTCGTACGGCTCCGGCACACAGTCCTCGGGCGTCGTACGCATCCTCAAGGACCTCGACACCGACCTGCACGGCCGTCACGTGCTCATCGTCGAGGACATCATCGACTCCGGCCTCACCCTCTCCTGGCTGCGCGGCAACCTCGAGAGCCGCGGCGCCGCATCGGTCGAAATCTGCGCGCTGCTCCGCAAGCCCGAAGCGGCGAAGGTCGTCGTCGACGTCAAGTACGAGGGCTTCCAGATCCCCAACGCGTTCGTCGTCGGCTACGGCCTCGACTTCGCCGAGCAGTACCGCAACCTGCGCGGTATCGCGGTGCTGGCGCCGCACGTCTACGCGTAATCCGTCAGGTATCCGCCTTCGGCGAACATGCAGCGGCCATCCAGCGCCGAGGCAGTAACCTGACCATACGTTTCTGAGCAGGAAGGTGCTGGGCGTCTCTGCCCGGAACATCATGGATTTCAAGCGAATTTTTCGTGGCCCGATCGTCTATATCGTCGTGGCCATCATCGCGGTCATCGTGGGCTCCAGCCTGCTGACCGGCTCCGGTTTCAAGGAGATCTCGGTCAAGGACGGCCTCGCCCTGCTCGACGGCAACACCGTCGAATCGGCCAAGATCGTCGACGGCGAGCAGCGGGTCGACCTCACGCTCACCAAGGCCGACGGGGACAACGGCAAGCTCGTGCAGTTCTACTACGTGGCGCCCCGTGGCACCGAGGTCGTCGAGGCGATCACCGCCGCCGACCTCAAGGACTACAGCGACGAGGTCCCGCAGACGAACTTCTTCGCGTCCCTGCTCAGCATCCTGCTGCCCTTCCTCATCATCGGTGTCATCTTCTACTTCCTCATCGGCCGCATGCAGGGTGGCGGCTCGAAGGTCATGCAGTTCGGCAAGTCGAAGGCCAAGCTCGTCGGTAAAGAGAGCCCCAAGGTCACCTTCGAGGATGTCGCCGGCGCCGACGAGGCGATCGAAGAACTCGAGGAGATCAAGGACTTCCTGAAGGAGCCGGCCAAGTTCCTCGCCGTCGGCGCCCGCATCCCGAAGGGCGTACTGCTGTACGGCCCTCCCGGAACCGGTAAGACCCTGCTCGCCCGCGCCACCGCCGGCGAGGCCGGAGTGCCGTTCTACACGATCTCGGGTTCCGACTTCGTCGAGATGTTCGTCGGTGTCGGTGCGAGCCGCGTGCGCGACCTGTTCCAGCAGGCGAAAGAGAACTCGCCCGCCATCATCTTCATCGACGAGATCGACGCCGTCGGCCGCCACCGCGGTGCCGGTGTCGGCGGCGGCAACGACGAGCGCGAGCAGACGCTCAACCAGCTGCTCGTCGAAATGGACGGCTTCGACGTCAAGTCGAACGTCATCCTGATCGCCGCGACCAACCGTCCCGACGTGCTCGACCCCGCCCTCCTGCGTCCCGGCCGCTTCGACCGCCAGATCGGCGTCGACGCCCCCGATCTCCAGGGCCGCAAGCAGATCCTCGAGGTCCACGGCAAGGGCAAGCCCCTCGCCAAGGGCGTCGACCTCGAAGTGCTCGCGCGCAAGACCCCGGGCTTTACCGGTGCCGACCTCGCCAACGTGCTCAACGAGGCAGCGCTGCTCACCGCGCGCAGCAACGCCCAGCTCATCGACAACCGTGCCCTCGACGAGGCCGTCGACCGCGTCATGGCCGGCCCGCAGCGCCGCACGCGCCTGATGAACGACAAAGAGAAGCTCATCACCGCGTACCACGAGGCCGGTCACGCCCTCGCCGCCGCGAGCATGCGCAACACCGACCCGGTCACGAAGGTCACCATCCTTCCCCGCGGCCGCGCCCTCGGTTACACGATGGTGCTTCCGCTCGAGGACAAGTACTCGGTCACCCGCAACGAGCTGCTCGACCAGCTCGCCTACGCCATGGGCGGCCGCGTCGCGGAAGAGATCGTCTTCCACGACCCGACCACCGGTGCCTCCAACGACATCGAGAAGGCCACGTCGATCGCGCGCCGCATGGT
Encoded here:
- the tilS gene encoding tRNA lysidine(34) synthetase TilS, giving the protein MQPSRPRLTPSIADIRRAVRSALPVPELVEGPGSADPSTGSGTEGLVLVALSGGPDSLALAAATAFEAPRAGLRAGAVIVDHGLQDSSADAAAAAARAATSLGLDPVLVRTVTVGTDGGPEAAARTARYGALAAAAAEVGATTVLLGHTLDDQAETVLLGLARGSGATSLQGMAPVAGVYARPLLGIRRVQTEQFCADSGLDPWADPQNDDPAYTRVRVRRSVLPMLESELGPGIAEALARTADQLREDSDALDHFAEEIAEELADIAEAGISLPVRALEANPPALRQRLIRLAVASEFHIALSRAHTLEVARLVTDWHGQGPLDLPGIRVERRDGLLIFSAAESGTSPA
- the ftsH gene encoding ATP-dependent zinc metalloprotease FtsH, translated to MDFKRIFRGPIVYIVVAIIAVIVGSSLLTGSGFKEISVKDGLALLDGNTVESAKIVDGEQRVDLTLTKADGDNGKLVQFYYVAPRGTEVVEAITAADLKDYSDEVPQTNFFASLLSILLPFLIIGVIFYFLIGRMQGGGSKVMQFGKSKAKLVGKESPKVTFEDVAGADEAIEELEEIKDFLKEPAKFLAVGARIPKGVLLYGPPGTGKTLLARATAGEAGVPFYTISGSDFVEMFVGVGASRVRDLFQQAKENSPAIIFIDEIDAVGRHRGAGVGGGNDEREQTLNQLLVEMDGFDVKSNVILIAATNRPDVLDPALLRPGRFDRQIGVDAPDLQGRKQILEVHGKGKPLAKGVDLEVLARKTPGFTGADLANVLNEAALLTARSNAQLIDNRALDEAVDRVMAGPQRRTRLMNDKEKLITAYHEAGHALAAASMRNTDPVTKVTILPRGRALGYTMVLPLEDKYSVTRNELLDQLAYAMGGRVAEEIVFHDPTTGASNDIEKATSIARRMVTEYGMSSLVGSVKLGLTAGEPFLGRDMGASRDYSDEVAKTIDAEVRVLIEQAHDEAWQVLNTNRDVLDNLASELLEKETLDHNQLAEIFEGLEKLPERPQWLSSEKRPLSDRPPVKVPAKLPIDPEVVDGGVDSEPPAETPKRTPRPRKTPGIATA
- the hpt gene encoding hypoxanthine phosphoribosyltransferase — encoded protein: MEFSDVENDIAEVLYTEQEIHAKIAELSRRIEVDYAGEKVLLVGVLRGAVMVMADLARELTIPIEMDWMAVSSYGSGTQSSGVVRILKDLDTDLHGRHVLIVEDIIDSGLTLSWLRGNLESRGAASVEICALLRKPEAAKVVVDVKYEGFQIPNAFVVGYGLDFAEQYRNLRGIAVLAPHVYA